A region of Candidatus Saccharimonadales bacterium DNA encodes the following proteins:
- a CDS encoding GspE/PulE family protein: MDEDKIQQRRREQDEKATRERAAILGIQYLDTREIENSLPLTKDIVSVPDMYKGHIIPLTMGSEEAIYRFGVTSQTPQSLIQKMATDYNDEGKTTQFLLISGSGFRSFMLRYDPPKQVIYDDIQIAKEGDSDTIAEVSKTLNSVGSDLVFDYLIDQADRLGASDIHIENERTDIRIRMRIDGALHPVAQLEKDRYRVIMGALASRANISTAATDPQSGHMQKEITRSGATHLLNLRVETVPTMYGQDAVLRLFNFDESLLNLDHLSIPEKQRHEIDEVISHPRGMVLMVGPTGSGKSTTLYSMLNALNTPDRKLITLEDPIEYGLTGISQIPIDTTGGKSFADGLRAVLRLDPDVVMVGEIRDQDTARTAIQASITGHLVLSSFHANSTSAAFSRMIDLIGVNPIFSSAIRLVIAQRLVRRLYDSTKEEYEPDEATKNYVRKALENLPEGTDKPNLDNFKLWRPKPSEDAPFGYKGRIVIMEQMVVDEEIQKYLRGDVKDIHTEAIEKTATDGGMLTLLQVGVLAALRGETTLEEINRVI, encoded by the coding sequence ATGGACGAAGACAAAATTCAGCAGCGTCGCCGCGAACAAGATGAAAAAGCAACCCGTGAACGCGCGGCTATTTTAGGCATTCAATACCTCGATACGCGCGAAATAGAAAACAGCTTGCCACTTACGAAAGACATTGTTTCTGTTCCTGATATGTACAAGGGGCACATCATTCCTCTTACGATGGGAAGTGAGGAAGCTATCTATCGTTTTGGAGTTACCAGCCAAACTCCTCAGTCGTTGATTCAAAAAATGGCGACGGACTATAATGACGAAGGTAAAACAACACAATTTCTTTTGATTAGCGGTAGTGGGTTTAGGTCATTCATGTTGCGCTACGATCCACCAAAACAGGTTATTTATGACGACATTCAGATTGCCAAAGAGGGCGATAGCGATACGATAGCAGAAGTCAGCAAAACATTAAATTCTGTTGGTAGCGACCTTGTTTTTGATTATTTGATCGATCAAGCGGATCGATTGGGCGCAAGCGATATTCACATCGAGAATGAGCGCACCGATATTAGAATTCGTATGCGTATTGATGGCGCCTTACACCCTGTTGCGCAGCTTGAAAAAGACCGCTATCGCGTTATCATGGGTGCGCTTGCATCCAGGGCGAACATTTCAACCGCGGCAACCGATCCTCAGTCGGGACATATGCAAAAAGAAATTACACGCAGTGGTGCAACCCACCTTCTGAACCTGCGTGTCGAGACAGTGCCGACGATGTACGGGCAGGACGCAGTATTACGTCTGTTTAACTTTGATGAGAGTCTGTTGAATCTAGATCACCTCAGTATTCCTGAAAAACAACGTCACGAAATTGATGAAGTCATTAGCCATCCTCGTGGAATGGTGCTGATGGTTGGACCGACTGGTTCGGGTAAATCGACCACTCTTTACAGCATGTTAAACGCGCTTAATACCCCTGACCGTAAACTCATTACGCTAGAAGATCCAATCGAATACGGCCTGACGGGTATTTCACAGATTCCAATTGATACGACAGGTGGAAAAAGTTTTGCCGATGGACTGCGTGCGGTGCTCCGACTGGACCCTGATGTCGTGATGGTTGGTGAGATTCGCGACCAAGACACGGCCCGGACGGCTATCCAGGCTTCAATTACGGGGCACTTGGTGCTTTCTAGCTTTCACGCTAACTCAACCAGCGCAGCTTTTAGCCGCATGATTGACCTTATCGGGGTTAACCCTATCTTTAGTTCGGCAATTCGTCTTGTGATTGCACAGCGGTTAGTGCGACGACTGTATGATTCAACGAAAGAAGAATACGAACCGGACGAAGCAACTAAGAACTATGTTAGGAAAGCCCTTGAAAACCTTCCGGAGGGCACCGACAAGCCAAACCTGGATAACTTCAAGCTATGGCGGCCAAAGCCTAGCGAGGACGCTCCATTTGGGTATAAGGGTCGTATTGTCATTATGGAACAGATGGTTGTTGATGAAGAAATTCAAAAGTACCTTCGTGGTGATGTTAAAGATATTCACACCGAAGCAATTGAAAAAACAGCGACTGACGGTGGCATGCTAACGCTTTTGCAAGTAGGTGTACTTGCAGCTCTTCGAGGTGAAACAACCCTGGAAGAAATAAATCGCGTTATATAA
- a CDS encoding NADP-dependent malic enzyme, with product MNYDEQALQLHKRYKGKITTTLRDKDELTKEKLSSYYTPGVAAVSRAIAEDPSLLPVYTWTNNLVAVVSDGSAVLGLGNIGPKGSMPVMEGKALLFKHFAGIDSVPIILDVHSVDEIIATVKAIAPSFGAINLEDIAAPQCFEIEERLKAELDIPVFHDDQHGTAIVTLAGLINAMKVVGKNLAETKIVIIGAGAAGTAITKLLHLYAQPQIVAVDSKGVISSDRVDLNDEKKMLLEYVDGSTSGSLDDAITDADIFIGVSKPGLLTKEMIKRMADKPVVFAMANPTPEIMPDDAKEAGVAVIATGRSDFPNQVNNATAFPGIFRGALDNGVKKITDQHKIAAAEAIASLVDDVDAEHIIPSVFDERLVPAIARVIVD from the coding sequence ATGAATTACGATGAACAAGCTCTACAACTCCACAAACGATACAAAGGAAAAATTACCACGACTCTTCGTGACAAAGATGAACTTACTAAAGAAAAACTAAGCAGTTACTACACTCCTGGAGTCGCTGCGGTCAGCCGTGCAATCGCCGAAGACCCGTCACTTTTGCCTGTTTACACCTGGACGAATAACCTCGTAGCCGTTGTTTCAGACGGATCAGCCGTTTTAGGCCTGGGAAACATTGGGCCAAAAGGCTCTATGCCCGTCATGGAAGGGAAAGCGCTTCTTTTTAAACACTTTGCGGGAATCGACAGTGTGCCAATTATACTTGATGTACACAGCGTGGATGAAATCATTGCGACCGTAAAGGCAATTGCCCCTAGTTTTGGAGCAATTAACCTAGAAGATATCGCCGCACCACAATGTTTTGAAATCGAAGAGCGTCTAAAAGCCGAGTTAGACATCCCTGTTTTTCACGACGACCAACATGGTACAGCCATTGTCACTCTCGCCGGACTTATTAATGCAATGAAAGTCGTCGGTAAGAATTTAGCCGAGACAAAAATCGTCATTATTGGCGCGGGCGCTGCCGGTACAGCTATCACAAAACTGCTTCACCTATATGCGCAGCCGCAAATCGTTGCTGTTGATAGTAAAGGTGTCATCAGTAGTGATCGTGTAGATTTAAACGATGAGAAAAAAATGCTTCTTGAATATGTTGACGGGTCTACTTCTGGCTCGTTAGATGACGCGATCACCGATGCGGATATTTTTATCGGCGTCAGCAAACCTGGGCTCCTCACGAAAGAAATGATCAAAAGGATGGCCGATAAGCCTGTCGTGTTTGCTATGGCTAATCCAACACCGGAAATCATGCCTGACGATGCTAAAGAAGCAGGTGTTGCGGTTATAGCTACCGGACGAAGCGATTTCCCAAACCAAGTGAACAATGCGACAGCTTTTCCTGGTATCTTTCGCGGAGCGCTGGATAACGGAGTAAAAAAGATCACCGACCAGCATAAAATTGCCGCAGCCGAAGCTATCGCAAGCCTTGTCGATGATGTAGACGCCGAACATATCATCCCATCGGTATTCGACGAAAGATTAGTCCCCGCTATTGCAAGAGTTATAGTCGATTAA